A DNA window from Linepithema humile isolate Giens D197 chromosome 6, Lhum_UNIL_v1.0, whole genome shotgun sequence contains the following coding sequences:
- the EndoG gene encoding endonuclease G, mitochondrial, whose translation MSARRMVFNLTALTSASLGGWYFNKFFEQRRCSNEENNGIYASSTAGIRSMPGLPLFGTVSAAVPLTPVEGNPEMGSKMSSTATRVSQIMKFGFPGLDHVRSYEDFVLSYDRRNKVAHWVFEHLTKERLQYNNEVDRAKCEFKSDESIHPFFRSENTDYKGSGYDRGHLAAAGNHKVEQKHIEQTFFLSNMAPQVGVGFNRDSWNRLEKHVRKLTNVYKDVYVCTGPLYLPKKEADGKKYVRYEVIGANHVAVPTHFYKVIVGETSDGKLEMEAFVMPNAPIDDNTPLTNFQVPPESIERAAGLLFFDKISRNKLNKVNGKNIGWF comes from the exons ATGAGTGCGAGACGAATGGTGTTTAATTTGACCGCCTTGACCAGTGCGAGTTTGGGCGGCTggtatttcaataaattcttCGAACAGAGACGATGTTCGAATGAGGAAAACAATGGAATATACGCGTCGTCGACCGCAGGTATTCGGAGTATGCCGGGTTTGCCCTTGTTCGGCACGGTTTCGGCGGCTGTCCCTTTGACACCCGTTGAGGGCAACCCAGAGATGGGCTCCAAAATGTCTTCCACCGCCACGAGGGTGTCGCAG ATTATGAAATTTGGTTTTCCTGGATTGGATCATGTCAGATCGTATGAGGATTTTGTGCTTTCGTATGACAGGAGAAACAAAGTAGCCCATTGGGTATTTGAACACTTAACTAAAGAAAGACTGCAGTACAACAATGAAGTTGACCGCGCCAAATGCGAATTCAAGTCTGATGAGAGTATACATCCCTTCTTCAG GTCAGAGAATACAGATTACAAGGGAAGTGGCTACGATCGTGGCCATCTGGCTGCGGCTGGCAACCACAAAGTGGAACAGAAACACATTGAGCAAACCTTCTTTCTTTCCAACATGGCACCGCAGGTTGGTGTGGGCTTCAATAGAGACTCCTGGAATAGACTAGAGAAACATGTTCGAAAATTAACGAACGTTTATAAAGACGTTTATGTGTGCACAGGACCATTATATCTTCCAAA AAAAGAGGcggatggaaaaaaatacgtacgTTACGAAGTGATAGGTGCGAATCATGTGGCGGTACCCACACATTTCTACAAAGTGATTGTTGGTGAAACCAGTGATGGCAAGCTAGAGATGGAAGCCTTTGTAATGCCAAATGCACCGATCGACGATAATACGCCGCTTACTAATTTCCAG GTACCGCCCGAGAGCATCGAACGCGCTGCTGGGCTTTTATTCTTCGACAAAATATCGCGCAATAAACTCAACAAGGTAAACGGCAAGAACATAGGCTGGTTTTAA